The following are encoded in a window of Tessaracoccus flavescens genomic DNA:
- a CDS encoding potassium channel family protein translates to MVSLPRIASSPFKELARRGLLALGLLFLTTMLVWLDRGAYIDNTGQDGVSFIDALYYATVTVTTTGYGDITPIAPHARLINALVITPLRISFLVVLVGTTIEVLANQGSRAIKDSIWRKKMRNHIVVIGYGTKGRSAVNTLRRQGEKPDKIVVIDASTAAVNEANFDGYAAFQGDATRRSLLRRAEVSKARQVIISLDRDDAAILTTLTVRQLNPTAGVIVSVREHENVPLVRQSGASAVVTSSETVGRLLGLSAIGPEMGTIMQDMLTGAEGLEVHQRLATADEVGQPPSAVLGERVIGIIRNGTLRRFYDKSATRIEVGDELIVVRRAQPPSPKDKDILRSFDD, encoded by the coding sequence ATGGTCAGCCTCCCGCGGATCGCGAGCAGCCCCTTCAAGGAGCTGGCGCGCCGCGGGTTGCTGGCCCTCGGCCTGCTGTTTCTGACCACGATGCTGGTGTGGCTCGACCGCGGCGCCTACATCGACAACACCGGCCAGGACGGCGTCTCCTTCATCGACGCCCTCTACTACGCGACGGTCACCGTCACCACGACGGGCTACGGCGACATCACGCCCATCGCCCCGCACGCGAGGCTGATCAACGCCCTCGTGATCACGCCCCTGCGCATCTCGTTCCTCGTCGTGCTGGTCGGCACGACCATCGAGGTGCTGGCGAACCAGGGCAGTCGCGCCATCAAGGACTCGATCTGGAGGAAGAAGATGCGCAACCACATCGTCGTGATCGGGTACGGCACCAAGGGACGCAGCGCGGTCAACACCCTGCGGCGCCAAGGCGAGAAGCCGGACAAGATCGTCGTGATCGACGCCTCCACCGCCGCCGTGAACGAGGCCAACTTCGACGGCTACGCCGCCTTCCAGGGTGACGCGACCCGCCGGTCGCTGCTGCGCCGCGCCGAGGTGAGCAAGGCCAGGCAGGTGATCATCTCGCTCGACCGGGACGACGCCGCCATCCTCACCACGCTGACGGTGCGCCAGCTCAACCCGACCGCGGGCGTGATCGTCTCGGTCCGGGAGCACGAGAACGTTCCGCTGGTCAGACAGTCCGGCGCCTCAGCCGTCGTGACCAGCTCCGAGACGGTCGGCCGGCTGCTCGGCCTCTCGGCGATCGGCCCGGAGATGGGCACGATCATGCAGGACATGCTCACCGGCGCCGAGGGCCTCGAGGTGCATCAGCGCCTCGCCACCGCCGACGAGGTCGGCCAGCCGCCCTCCGCCGTCCTGGGGGAGCGCGTGATCGGCATCATCCGCAACGGAACGCTTCGCCGGTTCTACGACAAGTCGGCAACCAGGATCGAGGTCGGTGACGAGCTGATCGTCGTGCGGAGGGCCCAACCACCCTCCCCGAAGGACAAGGACATCCTGCGCTCCTTCGACGACTAG
- a CDS encoding RelA/SpoT family protein, with the protein MADEALTGASRLVTGPEQPRLRMRHRLARLGAVQSKSAVLDPLFRIIRASHPKADLAVIERAYRTAEHHHQGQTRKSGDPYITHPLAVATILAELGMTEPVLVAALLHDTVEDTPYSLDQLRSDFGEEVARMVDGVTKLDKLEYGETAKAETIRKMIMATSEEVRVLVIKLADRLHNMRTLGYLRPDKRVRIATETLNIFAPLAHRLGMNTIKWELEDLSFATIEPKVYAEIVDMVAQSAPGRERYLRELIAEFQAKLAESKIQATVYGRPKHYYSIYQKMMVRGRDFRDIYDLIGLRVLVNDIKDCYAVLGVAHAGWKPIPGRFKDYIAGPKFNMYQSLHTTVLGANNEPIEFQIRTHEMHRRAEYGVAAHWKYKQDLREGVTPEEAGLRAMHQLGVMSKETEDPSEFLDSVLFEINSDEIYVFTPKGEVMALPVGATPVDFAFAVHTEVGYRTIGARVNGRLVALSTPLQQGDKVEVLTSKAEGAGPSRDWLGFVVSSRARQKIRQHFSRERRDEAMEQGKETLARDLRRAGVPMQRLLTLENLTAVANELGYKDVPNLYVAIGEAHLGAQSVVEKLVQLHGGEEETVDTVTEDVVVRQRRRPVSDGAQILVDGDDSVVAKFAKCCYPLPGDEIIGFVTKTDGVSVHRADCSNVPALKKEPERIVPVSWADGEASATFVVTIQIEGLDRARLLSDVSSALSEQHLDILSVNISTNKHRQFTGKFTFESADPTHLQHVMNQVRRVPGVYDVFRISG; encoded by the coding sequence ATGGCAGATGAGGCGTTGACGGGGGCTTCCCGGCTGGTGACCGGTCCCGAACAGCCGCGCCTGCGGATGCGGCACAGGCTGGCGCGTCTCGGCGCGGTGCAGTCGAAGTCTGCCGTCCTCGACCCACTGTTCCGGATCATCCGCGCGAGCCATCCGAAGGCCGACCTCGCGGTGATCGAGCGGGCCTACCGCACCGCGGAGCACCACCACCAGGGCCAGACCCGCAAGTCGGGCGATCCGTACATCACGCATCCGCTCGCCGTCGCCACCATCCTCGCCGAGCTCGGCATGACCGAGCCCGTCCTCGTCGCGGCCCTGCTGCACGACACCGTCGAGGACACCCCGTACAGCCTGGACCAGCTGCGCAGCGACTTCGGCGAAGAGGTCGCGCGGATGGTCGACGGCGTGACAAAGCTGGACAAGCTGGAGTACGGCGAGACGGCAAAGGCCGAGACCATCCGCAAGATGATCATGGCCACCAGCGAAGAGGTCCGCGTGCTGGTGATCAAGCTCGCCGACCGCCTGCACAACATGCGCACCCTCGGCTACCTCCGCCCGGACAAGCGGGTCAGGATCGCGACCGAGACGCTCAACATCTTCGCGCCGCTCGCGCACCGCCTCGGCATGAACACGATCAAGTGGGAGCTCGAGGACCTGTCGTTCGCCACGATCGAACCGAAGGTCTACGCCGAGATCGTCGACATGGTCGCCCAGTCGGCCCCCGGCCGCGAACGCTACCTGCGCGAGCTGATCGCCGAGTTCCAGGCGAAGCTGGCCGAGTCGAAGATCCAGGCCACCGTATACGGCCGCCCGAAGCACTACTACTCGATCTACCAGAAGATGATGGTCCGCGGCCGCGACTTCCGCGACATCTACGACCTGATCGGGCTGCGCGTGCTGGTCAACGACATCAAGGACTGTTACGCGGTCCTCGGCGTGGCTCACGCGGGCTGGAAGCCCATTCCCGGTCGCTTCAAGGACTACATCGCGGGTCCGAAGTTCAACATGTACCAGTCGCTTCACACGACGGTGCTGGGCGCGAACAACGAGCCGATCGAGTTCCAGATCCGCACCCACGAGATGCACCGCCGCGCCGAGTACGGCGTGGCGGCCCACTGGAAGTACAAGCAGGACCTGCGCGAAGGTGTGACGCCAGAGGAGGCGGGCCTCAGGGCCATGCACCAGCTCGGCGTCATGAGCAAGGAGACCGAGGACCCGAGCGAGTTCCTCGACTCGGTGCTGTTCGAGATCAACTCCGACGAGATCTACGTCTTCACCCCGAAGGGCGAGGTGATGGCGCTCCCCGTCGGCGCGACCCCGGTGGACTTCGCCTTCGCCGTCCACACGGAGGTCGGCTACCGCACGATCGGGGCCCGGGTCAACGGGCGGCTCGTCGCGCTCAGCACCCCTCTGCAGCAGGGCGACAAGGTCGAGGTGCTCACCTCGAAGGCTGAGGGCGCGGGCCCAAGCCGTGACTGGCTCGGCTTCGTCGTGTCCTCGCGGGCGAGGCAGAAGATCCGCCAGCACTTCTCCCGCGAACGCCGCGACGAGGCGATGGAGCAGGGCAAGGAGACCCTTGCCCGCGACCTGCGCCGGGCGGGTGTGCCGATGCAGCGCCTCCTCACGCTGGAGAACCTGACGGCCGTCGCCAACGAGCTCGGCTACAAGGACGTGCCCAACCTGTACGTCGCGATCGGCGAGGCCCACCTGGGCGCGCAGAGCGTCGTGGAGAAGCTGGTCCAGCTGCACGGGGGCGAGGAGGAGACGGTCGACACCGTCACCGAGGACGTCGTCGTCAGGCAGCGCCGCCGGCCGGTCAGTGACGGCGCGCAGATCCTCGTCGACGGCGACGACTCGGTCGTGGCCAAGTTCGCCAAGTGCTGCTACCCGCTGCCCGGCGACGAGATCATCGGGTTCGTCACCAAGACCGACGGCGTCTCCGTGCATCGCGCCGACTGCTCCAACGTGCCCGCCCTGAAGAAGGAGCCCGAGCGGATCGTCCCGGTCAGCTGGGCCGACGGCGAGGCCAGCGCCACGTTCGTGGTCACCATCCAGATCGAGGGCCTCGATCGGGCGCGCCTGCTCTCCGACGTCTCCTCGGCGCTGTCGGAACAGCACCTCGACATCCTCTCGGTCAACATCTCCACGAACAAGCACCGCCAGTTCACGGGCAAGTTCACCTTCGAGTCGGCCGACCCGACGCACCTGCAGCACGTGATGAACCAGGTGCGAAGGGTTCCTGGCGTCTACGACGTCTTCCGCATCTCCGGCTGA
- a CDS encoding DUF349 domain-containing protein has product MSEPQAPADFGRVDPDGTVYVISGGTERSVGQIPDSTPEEAMAFYVRRFENLAAEVTLLESRVAAQAMSPEEAKHAIASAKTNVTDANAVGDLDSLAKRLDALTELLPAQVEARKAQRAEQNAATIASKEAMVEEAETLSQGDDWRGGVDRFRVLLEEWKALPRVDRTTDNELWHRFSSARTQYTRRRKAHFSDLNTLRDSAKAEKEAIIAEAEPLASSTEWGPTSAAFRDLMQRWKAAGSARRADDDALWGRFRAIQDQFFDARTAAQSAVDGEQAKNLAAKQALVQQVTADLEGVTDVDQAKGIHREFLEKFNGLGYVPRGAMREIDSKVRSIGDKVAALEAEEWRRTDPEARKRAEDTVKMFEDQIAKLQADLDKAEAKGDSRGVKDATKSIETYTSWLDQARETLSEFTR; this is encoded by the coding sequence ATGAGCGAACCGCAAGCGCCCGCTGATTTCGGCCGAGTCGATCCCGACGGAACGGTCTACGTCATTTCGGGTGGCACTGAACGAAGTGTCGGGCAGATCCCCGACTCCACCCCTGAAGAGGCCATGGCGTTCTACGTCCGCCGCTTCGAGAACCTCGCTGCCGAGGTGACTCTTCTCGAGTCCCGCGTCGCGGCCCAGGCGATGTCGCCTGAGGAGGCCAAGCACGCGATCGCATCGGCGAAGACCAACGTGACCGACGCCAACGCCGTCGGCGACCTTGACTCCCTCGCCAAGCGCCTCGACGCCCTCACCGAACTGCTGCCCGCCCAGGTCGAGGCCCGCAAGGCCCAGCGCGCGGAGCAGAACGCCGCCACCATCGCCTCGAAGGAGGCGATGGTCGAAGAGGCCGAGACGCTCTCGCAGGGCGACGACTGGCGGGGCGGCGTCGACCGCTTCCGCGTCCTGCTCGAGGAGTGGAAGGCACTCCCCCGCGTCGACCGCACAACGGACAACGAACTGTGGCACCGCTTCTCGTCGGCCCGCACGCAGTACACGCGGCGCCGTAAGGCGCACTTCAGCGATCTGAACACGCTTCGCGACTCCGCGAAGGCGGAGAAGGAGGCCATCATCGCGGAGGCTGAGCCGCTGGCCTCGTCCACCGAATGGGGCCCGACGTCGGCCGCATTCCGCGATCTCATGCAGCGCTGGAAGGCCGCGGGCAGTGCGCGCCGCGCCGATGACGACGCCCTGTGGGGCCGGTTCCGCGCGATCCAGGACCAGTTCTTCGATGCCCGCACCGCGGCCCAGAGCGCGGTCGACGGGGAGCAGGCCAAGAACCTCGCCGCGAAGCAGGCCCTCGTGCAGCAGGTGACCGCCGATCTGGAGGGCGTCACCGACGTCGACCAGGCTAAGGGCATCCACCGCGAGTTCCTCGAGAAGTTCAACGGGCTCGGCTACGTCCCGCGCGGCGCGATGCGCGAGATCGACTCGAAGGTGCGCTCCATCGGCGACAAGGTCGCAGCGCTGGAGGCCGAGGAGTGGCGCAGGACCGATCCCGAGGCCCGCAAGCGTGCCGAGGACACGGTCAAGATGTTCGAGGACCAGATCGCGAAGCTGCAGGCCGACCTCGACAAGGCCGAGGCGAAGGGCGACTCCCGGGGCGTCAAGGACGCGACGAAGTCGATCGAGACCTACACGAGCTGGCTCGACCAGGCGCGCGAGACGCTGAGCGAGTTCACCCGGTAA
- a CDS encoding MBL fold metallo-hydrolase, with the protein MLVQPITVSPWQSNCYLVRVSEEASEVLIVDPGITAAGPVAAAIEELGLEPVALLGTHGHVDHVGDAHLLAARFGIPLYLADADQAWLTRPGEGLGPRGNEMMAQMTGSDQLPAVEDVRDLGEPFEAAGLTVTAFAAPGHTPGSTLLTVSEPGVEVVFTGDVLFNGTIGRTDLPGGSMEQMRESLARIAASFPTEVPLLPGHGEPTTLAAELSANPYLQNL; encoded by the coding sequence GTGCTTGTTCAGCCCATCACCGTATCGCCATGGCAATCGAATTGTTATCTCGTCCGCGTCTCCGAGGAGGCGAGCGAGGTACTGATCGTCGATCCGGGGATCACCGCCGCCGGGCCCGTGGCGGCCGCGATCGAGGAGCTGGGGCTTGAACCCGTCGCCCTGCTCGGCACCCATGGTCACGTCGACCATGTCGGCGATGCACACCTGCTCGCCGCCCGTTTCGGCATCCCGCTCTACCTGGCCGATGCCGACCAGGCCTGGCTCACCCGACCCGGCGAGGGGCTCGGGCCGCGCGGCAACGAGATGATGGCCCAGATGACGGGAAGCGATCAGCTGCCGGCCGTCGAGGACGTGCGCGACCTCGGTGAGCCGTTCGAGGCGGCGGGGCTCACCGTCACGGCTTTCGCGGCGCCCGGACACACCCCCGGCTCCACCCTGTTGACCGTCTCGGAGCCGGGCGTCGAGGTGGTGTTCACCGGTGACGTGCTGTTCAACGGGACGATCGGGCGCACCGATCTGCCCGGCGGTAGCATGGAGCAGATGCGCGAGAGCCTCGCCCGGATCGCGGCGTCGTTCCCAACGGAGGTGCCCCTGCTTCCCGGCCACGGTGAACCGACGACCCTTGCCGCGGAGCTCTCCGCGAACCCCTATCTGCAGAACCTGTGA
- the hisS gene encoding histidine--tRNA ligase — MSRPKPLSGFPEFLPSGRIAELAVLDIVRSTFELHGFAPIETRAVEPLDQLSRKGEIDKEIYVARRLHADAGDADELGLHFDLTVPFARYVLENAGHLAFPLRRYQIQKVWRGERPQEGRYREFTQADIDIVGQAALAAHHDVEIPLVAIDVFEKLHRDLGLPPVTLHVNNRKLSEGFYRGLGIEDTAAVLQRVDKLDKIGADAVRALLTDEVGLSAAQAAACVDLAGISAADESFVERVRALGVQHELLDTGLEELAALIRVARRSVPDRVVVDLKIARGLDYYTGTVYETFLQGSEKLGSVASGGRYDSLASDGKTTFPGVGYSFGITRILAPLIGKGKLTASRSVPSAVLVAVDNEEAREQAIAVASQLRGRGIPVEVAPKADKFGKQIRYAERRGIPYVWFGAGYDDSVKDIRTGEQQPASPADWAPPAQDLKPTVAGA; from the coding sequence GTGTCACGCCCCAAGCCACTGAGTGGCTTCCCCGAGTTCCTGCCGAGCGGTCGCATCGCGGAGCTCGCCGTCCTCGACATCGTCCGCTCGACCTTCGAGCTGCACGGCTTCGCACCCATCGAGACCCGCGCCGTCGAGCCCCTCGACCAGCTCTCCCGCAAGGGCGAGATCGACAAGGAGATCTACGTCGCCCGGCGCCTGCACGCCGACGCGGGTGATGCGGACGAGCTCGGCCTGCACTTCGACCTGACGGTCCCGTTCGCGCGCTACGTGCTGGAGAACGCGGGGCATCTCGCCTTCCCGTTGCGCCGCTACCAGATCCAGAAGGTGTGGCGCGGGGAGCGGCCTCAGGAGGGCCGCTACCGCGAGTTCACCCAGGCCGACATCGACATCGTCGGCCAGGCAGCCCTCGCCGCCCACCACGACGTGGAGATCCCGCTGGTGGCCATCGACGTGTTCGAGAAGCTGCACCGCGACCTCGGCCTGCCGCCCGTCACGCTGCACGTGAACAACCGCAAGCTCTCCGAGGGGTTCTACCGCGGGCTCGGCATCGAGGACACCGCCGCGGTGCTGCAGCGCGTCGACAAGCTCGACAAGATCGGCGCGGACGCGGTGCGCGCCCTGCTGACCGACGAGGTGGGCCTGAGCGCCGCCCAGGCGGCGGCCTGCGTCGACCTCGCGGGCATCTCCGCGGCAGACGAGTCCTTCGTCGAACGGGTCCGCGCGCTCGGCGTGCAGCACGAACTCCTCGACACCGGCCTCGAGGAGCTGGCCGCGCTGATCCGCGTCGCGAGGCGTTCGGTTCCCGACCGCGTCGTCGTCGACCTCAAGATCGCGCGCGGCCTGGACTACTACACCGGCACCGTCTACGAGACGTTCCTGCAGGGCTCCGAGAAGCTCGGCTCCGTCGCCTCTGGCGGCCGCTACGACTCGCTGGCAAGCGACGGGAAGACGACGTTCCCCGGCGTCGGCTACTCGTTCGGCATCACCCGGATCCTCGCCCCGCTGATCGGCAAGGGAAAGCTGACCGCCTCGCGCAGCGTGCCGAGCGCGGTCCTGGTCGCCGTCGACAACGAGGAAGCCCGCGAGCAGGCCATCGCGGTCGCCTCTCAGCTGCGTGGCCGCGGCATCCCCGTCGAGGTGGCGCCGAAGGCAGACAAGTTCGGCAAGCAGATCCGCTACGCCGAGCGACGTGGTATCCCGTACGTCTGGTTCGGCGCGGGCTATGACGACTCCGTCAAGGACATCCGCACCGGCGAGCAGCAGCCCGCCTCGCCCGCCGACTGGGCACCTCCGGCGCAGGACCTGAAGCCGACCGTGGCGGGCGCGTGA
- a CDS encoding NADPH-dependent F420 reductase, which translates to MSQRLGIIGAGKLGTAIGRLALDAGYEVRISGSDRQPMLRLVIDTVLPGARLLPEADVVADSDLVVIAIPFGKADTIDYSALEGKVVVDAMNAWDAAGGHPDPDWDGTTSSFVASRNPAMRLVKSLNHLGYSDLVADAHEAGHPLRRAIAVISDDEGARERVADLVDRLGFDPVEAPRSASRCVEPDSPIFGHPMGAAELRAALQGAVD; encoded by the coding sequence GTGAGCCAGCGGCTCGGCATCATCGGCGCCGGAAAGCTCGGCACCGCCATCGGGCGGCTCGCGCTGGACGCCGGTTACGAGGTGCGGATCTCCGGCTCCGACCGGCAGCCCATGCTGCGGCTGGTCATTGACACCGTCCTGCCCGGGGCGAGGCTGCTCCCGGAGGCCGACGTCGTCGCCGACTCCGACCTCGTGGTGATTGCGATCCCGTTCGGGAAGGCCGACACGATCGACTACTCCGCGCTCGAGGGCAAGGTGGTCGTCGACGCCATGAACGCGTGGGACGCGGCCGGTGGCCACCCCGATCCCGACTGGGACGGCACCACGAGCTCCTTCGTCGCTTCCCGCAACCCGGCCATGCGCCTGGTCAAGTCGCTCAACCATCTCGGCTACTCCGATCTGGTCGCCGACGCGCACGAGGCTGGCCATCCGCTGCGCCGCGCGATCGCCGTCATCTCTGACGACGAGGGTGCGCGCGAACGTGTGGCCGACCTCGTGGACCGGCTTGGTTTCGACCCGGTCGAGGCGCCCCGCTCCGCGTCGCGCTGCGTCGAACCGGATTCGCCGATCTTCGGTCACCCGATGGGCGCCGCCGAACTTCGGGCCGCGCTGCAGGGCGCGGTAGACTGA
- the aspS gene encoding aspartate--tRNA ligase produces the protein MIRSHEAGTLRASDVGQEVTLAGWVAKRRDHGGVAFIDLRDASGICQIVVRDEYLESAGIHDLRNEFCIKVTGVVDARTSENVNPNIPTGEVEVAIHELEVLNTAAPLPFQIDERTTVGEEARLKYRYLDLRRPRQHEALVLRSKVTKVIRDVLDGHDFYDIETPTLTRSTPEGARDFIVPARLHPGKWYALPQSPQLFKQLLMVGGMERYYQIARCYRDEDFRADRQPEFTQLDIEMSFVDQDDVIALAEEVMAACWKLIGVEIDRPIPRMTWQDAMDNYGSDKPDLRFDLKIRELTDYFKDTPFRVFQSPYVGGVVMPGGASLPRRQFDAWQEWAKQRGAKGLAYITVQDDGTLGGPVAKNLTETERDSIAAAMDAKPGDAIFFAAGARESSQELLGAARLEIGRRTGLIDESAWSFLWVVDAPMFKSTAEAEASGDVALGHSTWTAVHHAFTSPKPESMDTFDTDPGSALSYGYDFVCNGNEVGGGSIRIHRRDVQERVLKVMGISEEEAQEQFGFLIDALQFGAPPHGGIAFGLDRLVMLLGGFDTIRDVIAFPKSGGGFDPLTQAPTEISAQQRKEAGVDFKPEPKKDEAAAEAAQKA, from the coding sequence GTGATCCGCTCCCACGAAGCCGGCACGCTGCGCGCGTCCGACGTCGGCCAGGAAGTCACTCTCGCCGGATGGGTCGCCAAGCGCCGCGACCACGGCGGCGTCGCCTTCATCGACCTGCGCGATGCGTCCGGCATCTGCCAGATCGTCGTGCGCGACGAGTACCTCGAGTCCGCAGGCATCCACGATCTGCGCAACGAGTTCTGCATCAAGGTGACCGGCGTCGTCGATGCCCGCACCTCCGAAAACGTGAACCCCAACATCCCCACGGGTGAGGTGGAGGTCGCGATCCACGAGCTGGAGGTCCTGAACACGGCCGCGCCGCTGCCGTTCCAGATCGACGAGCGCACCACCGTCGGCGAAGAGGCCCGCCTGAAGTACCGCTACCTCGACCTGCGCCGCCCGCGCCAGCACGAGGCACTCGTGCTGCGCTCGAAGGTCACGAAGGTGATCCGCGACGTGCTCGACGGGCACGACTTCTACGACATCGAGACCCCGACGCTGACCCGCTCGACGCCGGAGGGTGCCCGCGACTTCATCGTCCCCGCCCGCCTGCACCCCGGTAAGTGGTACGCCCTCCCGCAGAGCCCGCAGCTGTTCAAGCAGCTGCTCATGGTCGGCGGCATGGAGCGCTACTACCAGATCGCGCGCTGCTACCGCGACGAGGACTTCCGCGCCGACCGCCAGCCCGAGTTCACCCAGCTCGACATCGAGATGAGCTTCGTGGACCAGGACGACGTGATCGCGCTCGCCGAAGAGGTCATGGCCGCCTGCTGGAAGCTGATCGGCGTCGAGATCGACCGCCCGATCCCGCGGATGACCTGGCAGGATGCCATGGACAACTACGGCTCCGACAAGCCCGATCTGCGCTTCGACCTCAAGATCCGTGAGCTCACCGACTACTTCAAGGACACGCCCTTCCGAGTGTTCCAGTCGCCCTACGTCGGAGGCGTCGTCATGCCTGGCGGCGCATCGCTGCCGCGTCGCCAGTTCGACGCGTGGCAGGAGTGGGCGAAGCAGCGCGGCGCGAAGGGTCTCGCCTACATCACCGTCCAGGACGACGGCACCCTCGGCGGCCCGGTCGCCAAGAACCTCACGGAGACCGAGCGCGACTCGATCGCGGCCGCCATGGACGCCAAGCCCGGCGACGCGATCTTCTTCGCCGCGGGAGCCCGCGAGTCGTCCCAGGAACTGCTCGGCGCCGCCCGCCTCGAGATCGGTCGGCGTACCGGCCTGATCGACGAGAGCGCGTGGAGCTTCCTGTGGGTCGTCGATGCGCCGATGTTCAAGTCGACCGCCGAGGCCGAGGCCTCCGGCGATGTCGCCCTCGGACACAGCACGTGGACCGCCGTGCACCACGCGTTCACCTCGCCCAAGCCCGAGTCGATGGACACCTTCGACACGGACCCAGGCTCGGCGCTCAGCTACGGCTACGACTTCGTCTGCAACGGCAACGAGGTCGGCGGCGGCTCGATCCGTATCCACCGCCGCGACGTGCAGGAGCGCGTGCTGAAGGTGATGGGAATCTCCGAGGAGGAGGCGCAGGAGCAGTTCGGCTTCCTGATCGACGCCTTGCAGTTCGGCGCCCCGCCGCACGGCGGCATCGCGTTCGGTCTCGACCGCCTCGTGATGCTGCTCGGCGGCTTCGACACCATCCGCGACGTGATCGCCTTTCCGAAGAGCGGCGGCGGTTTCGATCCACTGACCCAGGCTCCTACCGAGATCTCCGCGCAGCAGCGCAAGGAGGCCGGTGTGGACTTCAAGCCGGAGCCGAAGAAGGATGAGGCTGCCGCGGAGGCGGCCCAGAAGGCCTGA
- a CDS encoding PTS glucose transporter subunit IIA produces MIGPFFDAKTEAGAEVLARIGLDTVKLKGEGFTQLLNQGDPVEAGDPVIRVDLATVAPLVPSTATPVLVTDGRKFDVSALDASATGGEPVVTVTRKPKP; encoded by the coding sequence GTGATCGGCCCGTTCTTCGACGCCAAGACCGAGGCGGGAGCCGAGGTACTCGCCCGCATCGGCCTCGACACCGTCAAGCTGAAGGGGGAGGGCTTCACCCAGCTCCTGAACCAGGGCGACCCCGTCGAGGCGGGGGACCCGGTGATCCGGGTGGACCTTGCGACGGTGGCGCCGCTCGTCCCGTCGACGGCCACCCCGGTGCTGGTCACCGACGGCCGCAAGTTCGACGTGTCAGCGCTCGACGCCTCGGCAACCGGAGGCGAGCCGGTGGTCACCGTCACCAGGAAGCCGAAGCCATAG